A window of the Hordeum vulgare subsp. vulgare chromosome 5H, MorexV3_pseudomolecules_assembly, whole genome shotgun sequence genome harbors these coding sequences:
- the LOC123399767 gene encoding probable inactive purple acid phosphatase 27 has protein sequence MRRRGGGGSAPRLPLLLLALAVAVAACWAGRADGHGAHPLSRISIHRARVALDASAAVRASPDLLGSRGEDTAWVTVEFKIPRASDGDWIGVFSPSNFNASTCPGSHGSGPGPAICSAPIKYQFANYSSAYNKSGKGALRFQLINQRQDFSLALFTGGLSNPTLVAVSNRIAFANPKAPVYPRLALGKTWNEMTVTWTSGYGTSEAHPFVQWGMKGSSPVHAPADTVTFGRESLCGEPARSVGWRDPGFIHTAFLKNLSPEKEYYYRIGHMLHDGKVIWGKPKSFRAPPYPGQKSLQRVVIFGDMGKDERDGSNEYQNYQPASLNTTDALIRDLDNTDMVFHIGDISYANGYLSQWDQFTQQVEPITSRVPYMLASGNHERDFPNSGSLYNGTDSGGECGVPAEAMYYAPTEKRDNYWYAMDYGMFRFCVADSEHDWREGTEQYRFLDRCLGSVDRARQPWLVFIAHRVLGYSSGFFYGYDGAFAEPMARRSLEGLWRRHRVDVAFYGHVHQYERTCPVYQERCVPDGRGTVHVVVGGGGSHLSNFTAVAPPWSVYREMDYGFGKLTASDARSLQFEYRRSSDGKVYDSFTLHRD, from the exons atgaggaggagaggaggaggcggcagcgccCCGCGCCTGCCCTTGCTCCtgctcgccctcgccgtcgccgtcgccgcgtgcTGGGCCGGACGCGCCGACGGGCACGGCGCGCACCCGCTGTCGCGGATCTCCATACACCGCGCCCGCGTCGCCCTGGACGCGTCCGCCGCCGTGCGCGCGTCGCCCGACCTCCTCGGTTCGCGG GGCGAAGATACGGCTTGGGTGACCGTAGAATTCAAAATTCCCCGCGCAAGCGACGGCGACTGGATCGGGGTCTTCTCCCCTTCCAATTTCAA CGCGTCCACATGCCCTGGTTCCCACGGGTCGGGCCCTGGCCCTGCGATATGCTCGGCGCCAATAAAG TATCAGTTTGCGAACTACTCGTCAGCTTATAACAAGTCAGGGAAAGGGGCTCTCAGGTTCCAGCTGATCAACCAGCGGCAGGACTTTTCCCTTGCGCTGTTCACCGGTGGACTCTCAAAC CCAACGCTGGTCGCGGTGTCCAACAGGATCGCCTTCGCCAACCCGAAAGCCCCGGTTTACCCACGCCTAGCGCTCGGGAAAACATGGAACGAG ATGACTGTCACATGGACAAGTGGCTATGGCACGAGTGAGGCACATCCCTTCGTCCAGTGGGGAATGAAAGGGAGCTCTCCCGTGCACGCACCAGCTGACACTGTCACCTTTGGTCGTGAGAGCCTCTGTG GAGAACCTGCTCGTAGTGTCGGTTGGAGGGATCCAGGCTTCATACACACAGCTTTCCTCAAGAATCTATCGCCAGAGAAAGA ATACTACTACAGAATCGGACACATGCTCCATGATGGAAAGGTTATATGGGGCAAGCCTAAATCCTTCAGAGCACCTCCTTATCCTGGGCAAAAGTCACTGCAGAGGGTCGTTATTTTTGGCGACATGGGAAAG GACGAGAGGGACGGAAGCAACGAgtaccagaactaccagcctgcgTCACTCAACACCACCGACGCGCTCATCAGGGACCTCGACAACACCGACATGGTCTTCCACATCGGCGACATCTCCTACGCCAACGGCTATCTGTCGCAGTGGGATCAGTTCACGCAGCAGGTCGAGCCCATCACATCCCGAGTGCCCTACATGCTCGCAAG CGGGAACCACGAGCGAGATTTCCCCAACAGCGGGTCGCTGTACAACGGCACGGACTCCGGCGGGGAGTGCGGCGTGCCGGCCGAGGCCATGTACTACGCGCCGACGGAGAAGAGGGACAACTACTGGTACGCCATGGACTACGGGATGTTCCGGTTCTGCGTGGCGGACAGCGAGCACGACTGGCGGGAGGGCACGGAGCAGTACAGGTTCCTGGACCGCTGCCTGGGCAGCGTCGACCGGGCGAGGCAGCCGTGGCTGGTCTTCATCGCGCACCGTGTCCTCGGCTACTCCTCCGGCTTCTTCTACGGCTACGACGGGGCCTTCGCGGAGCCCATGGCGCGGCGGAGCCTGGAGGGGCTGTGGCGGCGCCACCGGGTGGACGTCGCCTTCTACGGCCACGTCCACCAGTACGAGCGGACGTGCCCCGTCTACCAGGAGAGGTGCGTGCCGGACGGGCGCGGCACCGTTCACGTCGTCGTCGGGGGCGGCGGCAGCCACCTGAGCAACTTCACCGCCGTCGCCCCGCCCTGGAGCGTGTACCGGGAGATGGACTATGGGTTCGGCAAGCTCACGGCGTCCGACGCCAGGTCTCTCCAGTTTGAGTACAGGCGCTCTAGCGACGGCAAGGTGTACGACAGCTTCACCCTGCACAGGGACTGA
- the LOC123399768 gene encoding fructokinase-1-like: MAGGGGLVVSFGEMLVDFVPTVAGVSLAEAPAFLKAPGGAPANVSIAVARLGGEAAFVGKLGDDEFGRMLAAILRDNAVDDGAVVFDAGARTALAFVTLRADGEREFMFYRNPSADMLLTADELNVDVIKRAAVFHYGSISLIAEPCRSAHLRAMEIAKEAGALLSYDPNPREALWSSREEARIKILSIWDQADIVKVSESEVEFLTGIDSVEDDVVMKLWRPTFKLLLVTLGGQGCKYYARDFRGVVPSYKIQQVDTTGAGDAFVGALLRKIVQDPSSLQDQEKLEEAIKFANACGAITTTRKGAIPSLPTEIEVLQLMENA; encoded by the exons ATGGCGGGCGGGGGCGGGCTGGTGGTCAGCTTCGGGGAGATGCTGGTGGACTTCGTGCCGACGGTGGCGGGGGTGTCGCTGGCGGAGGCACCGGCCTTCCTCAAGGCCCCCGGGGGCGCGCCGGCCAACGTCTCCATCGCGGTCGCGCGGCTCGGCGGCGAGGCCGCCTTTGTCGGCAAGCTCGGCGACGACGAGTTCGGCCGGATGCTGGCCGCCATCCTCCGCGACAACGCCGTCGACGACGGCGCCGTCGTCTTCGACGCGGGCGCGCGCACCGCGCTCGCCTTCGTCACGCTGCGCGCCGACGGGGAGCGCGAGTTCATGTTCTACCGCAACCCCAGCGCCGACATGCTCCTCACCGCCGACGAGCTCAACGTCGACGTCATCAAGAGG GCTGCAGTCTTCCACTATGGATCAATAAGCTTGATTGCTGAGCCTTGCCGGTCGGCACATCTGCGTGCCATGGAGATTGCCAAAGAGGCCGGCGCGCTTCTCTCATATGATCCGAACCCGAGGGAGGCATTGTGGTCATCCCGTGAGGAGGCTCGCATCAAGATCTTGAGTATCTGGGACCAGGCAGACATTGTCAAGGTCAGTGAGTCTGAGGTCGAGTTTTTGACCGGCATCGACTCAGTTGAGGATGATGTTGTCATGAAGCTGTGGCGCCCTACCTTTAAGCTCCTCCTGGTCACTCTTGGAGGTCAAGGATGCAAGTACTATGCCAGG GATTTCCGTGGAGTTGTCCCATCGTACAAAATACAACAAGTTGACACAACAGGTGCTGGTGATGCATTTGTTGGTGCTCTGCTCCGAAAAATTGTCCAGGATCCATCATCACTGCAA GATCAGGAAAAGCTCGAGGAGGCGATTAAATTTGCCAATGCGTGTGGAGCAATCACCACCACAAGGAAAGGGGCAATCCCTTCATTGCCCACAGAAATTGAGGTCTTGCAGCTGATGgagaatgcatag